CTACTCATTGACCCCAGACCCGACCTACCAGACACCAAGCAATGGCGACTACTATTCCTACACATCCCTCTGCTAGAGGACAAGCCTAAAGCCTGTAAGATTCACTTAATCCTTTGGTCCCTACGCTGCTACGGTATGATTCTAAAGCTTAATTCAAGCGGTTTCTTTTTCTCAGCAATCATAGATCCCAAACAAGGCTTTGATTCAGCCGATGAGTTCCGCGATATGAGAGATAGATTCCTTCGCCCTCACAGCGAAGAGATAGCATCACTCCTGCGAAAGGTGGCAGGCAATGAGTAACCGACATGTACACAACAGCGCACAAGAAGTATGGGAAAGCTACGAGTGGCTCATACGCCAACGACTAGAAGACCTTGATAACCTTTCGAGAGAAATGTTCAAGGACATGCGACTTGCGCGGATCAATACGAATGTCGCATATCACGTAATATCGCAATCTTTCGCGGATTTATGGGCGGAGGTTGCTGAGGAAAATAGAATAAGTGGCGAACAGCACCAAGTTAGGAGGGAGCGCCTTGCGAGAGACGAAGCAACGCAGAAAAGTTCTTGATGAAAACGATCGGATGGACGGAATTACGTTCGACAAGCTCGGACGCATGAACTATCATCCTGATTTTCATACGAATCATAAGTCTCGAATGTCGCTAGATGAAATTATCTACATGTGCAAGTATTACGAAATCGATGGCCCCAGAACAATATCGTTTGCAATCGGGCGCACTGAACATACCGTTATGAGCAAGGTATATCTCCTTCGTAAAGCAGGAAATTTCGAAAAATACAAATTTATGACCGACGATGAGTGGTTGGAGCTGATATCATGACATCCCGCATACTACACTACCCCGGCAGTAAGTGGTCAATGGCTGAGTGGATTATTAATTACTTTGTCCCACACGTCACGTACTTGGAAGTCTGCTTCGGCAGTGGCGCGGTACTCTTCACGAAAGAGCGCAGCCAGCTCGAGACGGTAAATGACATAAACGGGGGAATCGTTAATCTATTCAAGGTCATCCGAGATAGACCGGACGAGCTGGCACACGCAATCAGATTTACGCCACATAGCAGAGAAGAATATTACGATTCTTACGAAGAGTCCTCTGATGATCTAGAACGAGCTCGCCGCTTAGTCGTAAAGCTGTGGCAAGGCAGGGGGGGTAAAACGTCACACCGAACCGGATGGCGCAGCATGATAGAGCGCAATGGACCTCTGCCCGGTAAAGAATGGGTTCGATTCCCTGAAAAAATTGCCGAAGCCGCAGAACGACTTATAGGTGTTCAAATTGAATGCCAACCTGCAGCAAAATTGATAGAACGTTATAAGAGGTCGGACGTGCTCATTTATGCAGATCCGCCTTACCTACTTTCAACCAGGACAACGAGTAGTTATGAGTGCGAAATGTCGAACGGAGATCATGAGGAATTGCTCGAACTGCTGGATGCTCATCCGGGCCCAGTGCTGCTGTCTGGATATACACACCCGATGTATGATAGCCGCTTGAAGCATTGGAACCGAGAAACAAAGGTGGCCAAAGCCGAAAACGGAGCAACGAGAACCGAAGTCCTTTGGATCAACCCAATAGCAGCAGAACATACCGGGAGGCAATTAACTCTGTGGTAACGAGAAAATCGACGAGAATTGTTCCAAAAATTATTTCCAGAGAGGAAGGAATAGAAGAATGAAAGGACTCATCATAAAACCGAATTGGGCTGACTTGATTCTCTCGGGAAAAAAGACCTGGGAAATACGCGGGAGTAACACAAAGATTCGAGGCACTATAGCGTTAATCAAAAGTGGTACAGGTATGATTTTCGGCACAGCAGTTCTGACGAAGAGTTTCCACGTTACTCAGACGGCACTTGATCAAGGATTCCGAAATCACCGTATACCTGAAACAGTAGAAATAACCTACGAGAAACCGCATGTGTGGGAGTTGACTGCAGTAAAGAGATTTGAAGAACCCATACCATACACCCACCCAAAAGGCGCAGTCATATGGGTTAACCTGCCGGATGAATTATTTTAACCCCCATATAAGGAGATGAAGGATAGATGTCAGTAGAAACGGTACTCATGAAATGCGTTAACTCCGAGTGCGGTGATACTTGGAAAACAGGAAATATCAAACTTTCGGAACACGAATACCAGTTAATCGATCCGAATTGCGATAAGTGCGGTACATCTGGATTTATTGAAGAGTTTCTCAAAGTGATTGAAGAGACTCCCATGAATGAGATAAAGAGGTTAGTAGAAGAAGCGAAGTCCATATACTCAGCTTGGAACTGGGACATGATAGAAGCTGAAATGGGAAGCAGTCATGATCGTGGAGCATTCCGCGAATTGGTCACCATGTATACGAAGATGGTTAAACATATCGAATCCCCATCCAATCAGGGAGAAGCTACAAGGCTGCGTGAGGCATTGACAGAAGTTTTCAACCTCTTAGAGGAGCATCAACCTGACTGGTACTTGGGCGGACATTACAGACGGATGAAGGCAGCCCTCTCCTCCCATACAGAGGATACAGGGATACAAAAGGTACGAACAACCGATGAAGGAGAAGTCGCCGAATACATCATGGACAGCTTAAAGAAAAACGGCTTCAACGGAACTACGTTGGAAATGATCGATCTGGATGAAGAACCAATTGATCGTCTATATGCCGGAAGAATAACTATAGTATTCGATTTCCCAGATCCGAACGCCATACCAGGCATTAACACTGAGGAGGGGCAGTAACATGATGTGGTCCTTATCTAATAGAGCGGACACAAAAGCTAGGTTAATAGCAGACAGGCACTATAACCGTCAAAAGATAGGATCACGTCAATTTGTCCCACCTGGTAGATGCTTGGTCCTGTACACGGATAATGACAAAGGCAGAGCATTTTGGGTAACTTCATTCCCATTCGCTGAGTACGTTAAGCATGAGTGGGCTGGCGCGTGGATATGCTCTGCTTTTCGAAACGAAGGAGCTGGTACAGCTTCGGAAATGATCACACAGGCGATTGCGGCAACTCGTGCACACTTCGGAGATCCGCCAGAGCTCGGAATGATAACCTTCATTGATCGAAAAAAGGTCAAGCCCACGATTGTTCGTGGCAAAGAGATATGGGGATGGACATGGATAAAGGCGGGATTTAAGCAAGTAGGGGAAACGAAGGGCGGTCTACTAGCCTTTCAACTACTTCCTGCTAACATGCCGCAGTCCCAGCAAGCTATAGGCACACAGCAACATTTATTCTAATACCACTGAGGGGGATAAAGGACATGATTAAACTGATCGAGGTTAGCGGTGAAGATCGAAAGTTCAAAACACCGATATGGATTCCTGCTGATGTTGTTGTACGAGACAATGGCGGAGGAACAGCACAGTTGAAGATTACGAATATTCCGGGGTGGATCACCGTAGCAGAATCCCCCGAAGAAGTAACCCGCAAGATACTAGAGTTTAAGTTGGCTATGGTGCGGTATGAGGCATCATCGTATGCGGCGTATGAGCACATAGCCACGGAAGAGTTGGTACATCCTTATGCACCACCATTGGATCAAGTGCTAATACTCAAGGGACTAGCTGGTCTAGAGGGATAGAGTCTATCTGGCGTAGTAGACACATTAAGCGTAATAGAAGGGGGCTGCAAACTTGGCTTATAAAAAACCGATTTGTGAATGCGGGGAAGAACTCTTATTTGAAGTTGAAGAAGTTCAAGTCGTTCAATATGAGATTCTCAAGAACGGATTTGTAGCAAAACGCCCCTTTCACAAAGGAATCCACGGGGACAACAATTGGGGCGTTCTCGTTTGCAACACCTGTCGCAAGCAATATGAATTTAATAGATCGTTTGTAGGTAAGGATAAATTTAAGATGCTTCGAGATGAAGAGATTTCATGACGCAGCACAAAGATCAGCAAAGGAGTGAAGACCTTGAGAAGATATGAATGTCTTGAAAGTTTTTATATCGACAAGAAGGACGACAACGGTTTTTCTACCGATTCTGAAATCGTGATTGAGGCTGGCGGTGTATGGACTGACAGTGAAGAAGAGTATCGTTTCGTCGGTGGGGAAGTTCGCCTTGAAACTGCTGATGGCTTGTGGATTGAGCTTCCGAGACGAATGGTCAACCAGTATTTCAAGGAACAGTGATGAACATATCAAAGATAGCAAAGGAGGGATAGGCATGGATAGCGGGACAGTAACCCAAGTGACCAAACCTAAAGTACAGAGAGCGTGGAATG
This portion of the Cohnella abietis genome encodes:
- a CDS encoding DNA-entry nuclease, which gives rise to MRETKQRRKVLDENDRMDGITFDKLGRMNYHPDFHTNHKSRMSLDEIIYMCKYYEIDGPRTISFAIGRTEHTVMSKVYLLRKAGNFEKYKFMTDDEWLELIS
- a CDS encoding DNA adenine methylase, coding for MTSRILHYPGSKWSMAEWIINYFVPHVTYLEVCFGSGAVLFTKERSQLETVNDINGGIVNLFKVIRDRPDELAHAIRFTPHSREEYYDSYEESSDDLERARRLVVKLWQGRGGKTSHRTGWRSMIERNGPLPGKEWVRFPEKIAEAAERLIGVQIECQPAAKLIERYKRSDVLIYADPPYLLSTRTTSSYECEMSNGDHEELLELLDAHPGPVLLSGYTHPMYDSRLKHWNRETKVAKAENGATRTEVLWINPIAAEHTGRQLTLW
- a CDS encoding ASCH domain-containing protein; its protein translation is MKGLIIKPNWADLILSGKKTWEIRGSNTKIRGTIALIKSGTGMIFGTAVLTKSFHVTQTALDQGFRNHRIPETVEITYEKPHVWELTAVKRFEEPIPYTHPKGAVIWVNLPDELF